A window from Pyrococcus yayanosii CH1 encodes these proteins:
- the rbcL gene encoding type III ribulose-bisphosphate carboxylase, with protein sequence MSKVEWYLDFVDLDYTPGRDELIVEYYFEPNGVSPEEAAGRIASESSIGTWTTLWKLPDMAKRSMAKVFSLEKSGEGYIAKIAYPLTLFEEGNLVQLFSAIAGNIFGMKALKNLRLLDFHPPYEYLRHFKGPQYGVKGIREFMGIEDRPLTATVPKPKMGWSVDEYAEIAYELWSGGIDLLKDDENFTSFPFNRFEERVRKLYAVRDRVEAETGETKEYLINITGPAHVMEKRAQLVAAEGGQYIMIDIVVVGWSALQYMREVAEDLGLAIHAHRAMHAAFTRNPRHGISMFVLAKAARMVGVDQIHTGTAVGKMAGDYEEVKRINGFLLSEWEHIKPIFPVASGGLHPGLMPELIRLFGRDLVIQVGGGVMGHPDGPRAGAKALRDAIEAAIEGVSLEEKAKESPELKKALEKWGYLKPK encoded by the coding sequence ATGTCGAAGGTTGAGTGGTATCTTGACTTCGTTGACCTCGACTATACTCCCGGAAGGGACGAGCTTATAGTGGAGTACTACTTTGAGCCGAACGGCGTTTCTCCGGAGGAAGCCGCCGGGAGAATTGCCAGCGAGAGTTCTATAGGGACGTGGACGACTCTCTGGAAGCTCCCCGATATGGCAAAGAGGAGCATGGCGAAGGTCTTCAGCCTTGAGAAGAGTGGAGAAGGCTATATAGCCAAGATAGCATATCCGCTGACCCTTTTCGAGGAGGGGAACCTCGTTCAGCTTTTCAGCGCCATAGCGGGAAACATATTCGGAATGAAAGCCCTCAAGAACCTTAGGCTCCTCGACTTCCACCCGCCCTATGAATATCTTAGACACTTCAAGGGGCCGCAGTACGGGGTGAAGGGGATTAGAGAGTTCATGGGGATAGAAGACAGGCCTTTGACGGCTACTGTTCCTAAGCCCAAGATGGGCTGGAGCGTTGATGAATATGCAGAGATTGCCTACGAGCTTTGGAGCGGGGGCATCGACCTCCTGAAGGACGACGAGAACTTCACGAGCTTCCCCTTCAACCGCTTCGAGGAGAGGGTTAGGAAGCTCTACGCCGTGAGAGATAGGGTTGAGGCCGAGACTGGAGAGACAAAGGAGTACCTGATAAACATAACGGGTCCAGCCCACGTGATGGAGAAGAGAGCCCAGCTCGTCGCGGCTGAGGGCGGCCAGTACATAATGATAGACATCGTCGTCGTTGGATGGAGCGCCCTGCAGTACATGAGAGAAGTTGCTGAAGACCTCGGTCTGGCAATCCACGCCCATAGGGCTATGCATGCAGCGTTCACGAGGAACCCGAGGCACGGGATAAGCATGTTCGTCCTCGCCAAGGCGGCGAGGATGGTGGGCGTTGACCAGATACACACGGGAACCGCCGTCGGAAAGATGGCCGGGGACTACGAGGAGGTCAAGAGAATAAACGGCTTCCTCCTCAGCGAATGGGAGCATATAAAGCCAATCTTCCCTGTTGCCAGCGGCGGTCTGCATCCTGGATTGATGCCCGAGCTTATAAGGTTATTTGGAAGGGACCTCGTCATTCAGGTGGGTGGCGGCGTGATGGGACATCCAGACGGACCTAGAGCCGGTGCCAAGGCCCTCAGAGATGCTATAGAGGCTGCCATCGAAGGGGTCAGCCTGGAGGAGAAAGCCAAGGAGAGCCCCGAGCTGAAAAAGGCCTTGGAGAAGTGGGGCTACCTGAAGCCCAAGTGA
- a CDS encoding RuvC family protein, which translates to MRVAVITSDARVYYIAAKVLKEQRIPFYSLRVGEDIPFDVEVVLTSEKDYEKVSFPVKIIVRDESFIDELLAKLEGRRFKRVYIAIDPGERPGVSVVADNRVLEVYHLKSPKDIGVIIQLLEKYPKAKIKIGHGAKMHRILMLKALARVLGEDYPVIVVNERGTTPRVGGIEGWGIQDIVASINIGLREGREVTIRELIRGDKVTKGEIEHIKSQSRILSGGKITISSELAREVALGNLTLEEAIEIQKRRGRKDDTG; encoded by the coding sequence ATGCGAGTAGCCGTAATCACTAGCGACGCAAGGGTTTACTACATAGCGGCCAAGGTCCTCAAGGAGCAGCGCATACCTTTTTACAGCCTTCGGGTCGGCGAGGATATTCCATTCGACGTAGAGGTCGTTCTTACCAGCGAGAAAGACTATGAAAAGGTTTCCTTCCCCGTCAAAATCATCGTGAGGGATGAGAGCTTTATAGATGAACTCCTCGCAAAACTGGAGGGAAGGAGGTTTAAGAGGGTTTATATCGCCATAGATCCCGGGGAGAGGCCCGGCGTTAGCGTTGTGGCCGACAACAGGGTTCTCGAGGTTTATCATCTGAAGAGCCCCAAGGACATCGGCGTCATAATCCAGCTCCTCGAGAAGTATCCTAAGGCGAAAATAAAGATAGGACACGGGGCGAAGATGCACAGAATCCTTATGCTGAAGGCCCTTGCTCGAGTTCTTGGTGAGGATTATCCTGTAATCGTCGTGAACGAGCGTGGAACCACTCCCAGGGTTGGAGGAATTGAAGGATGGGGCATTCAGGACATAGTGGCCTCCATAAACATCGGGCTCAGAGAGGGAAGGGAGGTCACCATAAGGGAACTCATAAGGGGAGACAAGGTGACCAAGGGAGAGATAGAGCATATAAAGTCCCAGAGCAGAATACTAAGTGGCGGGAAGATAACCATATCCTCGGAGCTCGCGAGGGAGGTTGCTCTTGGAAACCTCACCCTCGAAGAGGCTATCGAGATACAGAAGAGGAGGGGAAGGAAGGATGATACTGGGTAG
- a CDS encoding lysine exporter LysO family protein — MRFTYAVIAALLLGFAAGRLGLRTGDTYELALYFLIFVIGLDIGKEGRLSELRKVGRLSLVLPFSTLVGSILGGTIVSVAFGIPILWGLAVASGVGWYSLTGPVLAQHSPFYGLLGFFANFLREVLTIVAYPLLVRVLPPEVALSIGGATTMDSTLPIIAKFGGRDVVLLAFIHGFILSLLVPFVVPLLAGLAAG, encoded by the coding sequence ATGAGGTTCACCTACGCCGTCATTGCGGCTCTCCTGCTTGGCTTCGCCGCGGGTAGGCTGGGCCTCAGGACAGGAGACACCTACGAGTTGGCCTTGTACTTTCTAATATTCGTCATAGGGCTCGACATAGGGAAGGAAGGCAGGCTCTCGGAGCTAAGGAAGGTCGGTAGGTTATCTCTTGTCCTGCCCTTCTCAACCCTAGTCGGCTCAATTCTCGGAGGAACCATCGTCTCCGTAGCCTTCGGCATTCCCATCCTGTGGGGGCTCGCTGTGGCTTCGGGCGTTGGCTGGTACTCCCTCACGGGCCCAGTCCTAGCCCAGCACTCCCCCTTCTACGGACTGCTGGGCTTCTTTGCCAACTTCCTCAGGGAAGTCCTGACCATCGTGGCCTATCCGCTTCTCGTGAGGGTTCTCCCGCCCGAGGTAGCCCTCTCCATTGGCGGTGCAACGACCATGGACTCGACCTTGCCGATAATCGCCAAGTTCGGAGGGAGGGATGTCGTGCTCCTCGCCTTCATACACGGTTTCATCCTGAGCCTACTCGTCCCCTTCGTGGTCCCCCTCCTCGCCGGGCTCGCGGCTGGATGA
- a CDS encoding phosphoglycerate kinase → MFRLEDFDYSGKTVFLRADLNSPMKDGKIISDARFRAVLPTIRYLLENGAKVVVATHQGKPYGEDYATTEEHARILGELLGQEVEYVEDIFGRYAREKIKTMKPGDVIMLENLRFTAEEVKQKPLEDCEKTFLVKKLSPLIDYVVNDAFAAAHRSQPSLVGFARLKPMVMGRLMEREIKALSKAYESEERPRVYVLGGAKVDDSLRVAENVLKKGKADLILTGGLVGHVFILAKGFDLGRVNVEFLERKGLLEFVDWAERILDEFYPYIRTPVDFAIDYKGERVEIDIISDEKRLFDEYPILDIGTRTVEKYREILLEAKVIVANGPMGVFEREEFALGTVGVFRAIAESDAFSVIGGGHSIASLQRYNITGISHISTGGGAMLTFFSGEKLPVLEALRVSYERFS, encoded by the coding sequence ATGTTCAGGCTCGAGGACTTTGATTACTCAGGTAAAACGGTCTTCCTGCGCGCTGATCTTAACTCTCCCATGAAGGACGGGAAGATAATCAGCGATGCAAGGTTCAGGGCAGTTCTCCCAACCATAAGGTACCTGCTTGAGAATGGGGCAAAGGTGGTCGTGGCGACGCATCAAGGGAAGCCTTACGGGGAGGACTACGCGACGACGGAGGAGCATGCGAGGATCCTCGGGGAGCTCCTCGGCCAGGAAGTCGAATACGTGGAAGATATCTTCGGTCGCTATGCCCGTGAGAAGATTAAGACTATGAAGCCTGGCGACGTGATAATGCTCGAGAATCTGCGCTTCACTGCCGAGGAGGTAAAGCAGAAGCCCTTAGAAGACTGCGAGAAGACATTCCTCGTAAAGAAGCTCTCCCCCCTCATAGACTACGTTGTGAACGACGCCTTTGCCGCCGCTCACAGAAGTCAGCCCTCCCTCGTGGGCTTTGCCCGTTTAAAGCCGATGGTCATGGGGCGGCTCATGGAGAGAGAGATTAAGGCTCTCAGCAAGGCCTATGAGAGCGAGGAAAGGCCAAGGGTCTACGTCCTGGGGGGAGCCAAAGTTGACGATTCCCTCCGTGTCGCCGAGAACGTTCTCAAGAAGGGAAAGGCTGACCTCATACTCACGGGCGGCCTGGTTGGTCACGTATTTATCCTTGCGAAGGGCTTCGACCTCGGCAGGGTCAACGTGGAGTTCCTTGAGAGGAAGGGCCTCCTAGAGTTCGTTGATTGGGCCGAGAGGATTCTCGACGAGTTCTACCCCTACATCAGGACGCCCGTGGATTTCGCGATAGACTACAAGGGGGAGAGGGTGGAGATAGACATCATAAGCGACGAGAAAAGGCTCTTTGACGAGTACCCGATACTTGATATAGGGACGAGGACCGTTGAGAAATATAGAGAGATACTCCTGGAGGCGAAAGTCATTGTTGCGAATGGACCGATGGGAGTATTCGAGAGGGAAGAGTTCGCCCTCGGAACCGTAGGAGTGTTTAGGGCAATTGCCGAGAGCGACGCCTTCAGCGTCATCGGGGGAGGACACAGCATCGCAAGCCTGCAGAGGTACAATATAACGGGAATAAGCCACATATCAACGGGCGGTGGAGCCATGCTGACCTTCTTCTCAGGAGAAAAGCTTCCGGTCCTTGAGGCCCTCAGGGTCAGCTACGAGAGGTTCTCCTGA
- a CDS encoding LysO family transporter, which produces MNILAPLAVGILLGYLLRGRISLDTEKLMGISIILLVFLMGVEAGNVEVNALNIAGMAAAFALATTAGSLLMAALLRRAME; this is translated from the coding sequence GTGAACATCCTCGCGCCCCTCGCGGTCGGTATCCTCCTAGGTTACCTCCTAAGAGGAAGGATCTCCTTAGACACCGAGAAGCTCATGGGAATTTCCATAATTCTCCTCGTATTCCTGATGGGCGTAGAGGCTGGGAACGTTGAGGTCAACGCCTTGAACATCGCCGGAATGGCCGCCGCCTTCGCCCTAGCAACGACAGCTGGCAGTCTCCTTATGGCCGCGCTCCTTAGGAGGGCGATGGAATGA
- the shyD gene encoding NAD(P)-dependent hydrogenase/sulfhydrogenase 2 subunit delta → MMEKLRLGVFELTDCGGCALNLLFLYEKFFDVLEFYEITEFHMATSIKEKGPLDIALVTGTVSTQRDLDLLREARNRAKYLIALGTCATHGSLQASVEGRIRDRLERVYGTRANPMKALESKPVTDYVPVDYALPGCPYDKEELFQVLMEIAKGVEPVRKDYPVCLECKLNEYECVFLKRNIPCLGPVTYGGCNAPCVRSGLGCIGCRGPLPGANLPGHVEVLRSLGLDDEEIARKLRTFARWEP, encoded by the coding sequence ATGATGGAGAAGCTCAGGCTTGGTGTTTTCGAGCTCACCGATTGTGGTGGCTGTGCCCTCAACTTGCTCTTCCTTTACGAGAAGTTCTTCGACGTTCTCGAATTCTACGAGATAACCGAGTTCCACATGGCTACGAGCATCAAGGAAAAGGGGCCCCTTGATATCGCCCTCGTTACGGGCACCGTTTCAACTCAGAGGGACCTAGACCTCCTGAGAGAGGCAAGGAACAGGGCCAAATACTTGATAGCCCTCGGAACGTGTGCGACGCACGGCTCCCTTCAAGCCAGCGTCGAGGGTCGGATAAGGGACAGATTGGAGAGGGTCTATGGAACTAGGGCGAACCCCATGAAGGCCCTTGAATCGAAGCCCGTAACCGACTACGTCCCCGTGGATTATGCCCTCCCCGGCTGTCCGTACGATAAGGAGGAGCTCTTTCAGGTTCTGATGGAGATAGCGAAGGGAGTAGAGCCCGTAAGAAAGGACTATCCCGTCTGCCTCGAGTGCAAGCTCAACGAGTACGAGTGCGTCTTCCTGAAAAGGAACATCCCCTGCCTCGGCCCGGTAACTTACGGGGGCTGTAACGCGCCCTGCGTGCGCTCCGGTCTCGGTTGCATAGGCTGCCGTGGACCCCTGCCCGGGGCGAACCTGCCCGGCCATGTCGAGGTCCTCAGAAGCCTTGGCCTAGACGACGAGGAGATAGCGAGGAAACTGAGGACGTTTGCGAGGTGGGAGCCGTGA
- a CDS encoding hydrogenase maturation protease — MSGKTLIIALGNDVMGDDGFGLRVGRILMERGHNVLEVGTDIFKLAQYYEGEERLIIIDAILSDELEPGTLVHLSGEEVFERLKGEIRSAHFMGAIDALRLLMALDERLARAEIHFVGVVVRRIELGMELSSEVEAAVPRAVELIERIVRGKVR, encoded by the coding sequence ATGAGTGGAAAAACCCTCATCATAGCCCTTGGCAACGATGTCATGGGCGACGATGGATTTGGCTTAAGGGTCGGGAGAATCCTAATGGAGAGGGGCCACAACGTTCTGGAGGTCGGCACCGACATCTTCAAGCTGGCCCAATACTACGAGGGCGAAGAAAGGTTGATAATCATAGACGCCATCCTGAGCGACGAGCTGGAGCCGGGAACTCTCGTCCACCTGAGCGGTGAGGAGGTCTTCGAGAGGCTGAAGGGGGAGATAAGGAGCGCCCACTTTATGGGAGCCATTGACGCCCTCAGGCTTCTAATGGCTCTCGACGAGCGGTTGGCAAGGGCGGAAATCCACTTCGTTGGCGTGGTAGTGAGGAGGATAGAGCTAGGCATGGAGCTCAGTTCAGAGGTTGAGGCGGCCGTTCCGAGAGCCGTTGAACTCATCGAGAGAATAGTACGGGGGAAGGTGCGGTGA
- a CDS encoding PCNA-inhibitor, translating into MDRKLDDFINGAPKRKDVPRARPKKKLKATNLDDFLPEEHINFFRNLRIGSKKIARKRVEEL; encoded by the coding sequence ATGGACAGGAAGCTCGACGACTTCATCAACGGTGCACCGAAAAGGAAAGATGTGCCAAGGGCAAGGCCGAAGAAAAAACTAAAGGCTACAAACCTCGACGACTTCCTGCCCGAGGAGCACATAAACTTCTTCAGAAACCTTCGGATTGGGTCGAAGAAAATTGCAAGGAAGAGGGTTGAGGAACTTTAA
- a CDS encoding bifunctional L-myo-inositol-1-phosphate cytidylyltransferase/CDP-L-myo-inositol myo-inositolphosphotransferase translates to MKAVILAAGLGTRMGEKPKGLLKVAGREIIYRTMRILEELGVEEFVIVTNPRYEPFYRAFVERNGFRAEIVINEHPERGNGYSLHLARGSVDGRFVLLMSDHVYERAFLERAIRGEGLIADRVGRFVDIDEATKVKVEGGRVKEIGKDLKEWDALDTGFFVLDASIFTVTEELAKEKDVVELKDVVKRAELPVTYVDGLFWMDVDTPQDVGRARKLLVMASIKGTGDGFISRHLNRKISTRISALLVDRVTPNQMTVVTFFLGLFAALLNFVSMPLAGIMYQIASILDGVDGEIARAAMKGSQFGGYLDSILDRYVDFAFLLTLAYVTLTEPFWWAIAALAMFSSAMVSYSTERYKGAYFSDAYKDIKRLRRLPGKRDERIFVTMLFLLFGLVKPLFALLAVWSTLRVAMTVYLVWREKGCSERST, encoded by the coding sequence GTGAAGGCGGTCATTCTGGCAGCTGGCCTTGGGACGAGAATGGGCGAGAAACCAAAGGGCCTGCTCAAGGTTGCGGGCAGAGAGATAATCTACAGGACCATGAGGATCCTTGAGGAGTTGGGCGTTGAGGAGTTCGTCATAGTTACCAACCCAAGATACGAACCTTTCTACAGAGCTTTCGTTGAACGGAATGGCTTCAGGGCGGAGATAGTCATCAACGAGCACCCGGAGAGGGGCAACGGCTATTCCCTGCACCTCGCAAGAGGCAGTGTAGATGGAAGGTTTGTCCTCCTCATGAGCGACCACGTCTATGAAAGAGCCTTCCTTGAGAGGGCGATTCGAGGGGAAGGCCTCATAGCGGATAGGGTCGGACGTTTTGTTGATATTGATGAGGCCACAAAGGTCAAGGTTGAGGGAGGTAGGGTCAAGGAGATAGGGAAGGACCTCAAGGAGTGGGATGCCCTCGATACGGGTTTCTTCGTGCTCGATGCCTCTATTTTTACGGTCACGGAGGAGTTGGCGAAGGAGAAAGACGTCGTGGAGTTGAAAGATGTCGTGAAGAGGGCAGAGCTTCCCGTCACCTACGTGGACGGCCTCTTCTGGATGGACGTGGACACGCCCCAAGATGTCGGAAGGGCAAGGAAGCTTCTCGTTATGGCATCAATCAAGGGAACGGGGGACGGTTTCATCAGCAGGCATCTCAACAGGAAGATTTCAACCCGAATCTCGGCCCTGCTCGTTGATAGAGTAACGCCCAACCAAATGACAGTTGTGACGTTCTTCCTCGGCCTGTTCGCGGCCCTGCTCAACTTCGTGAGCATGCCTCTGGCGGGTATAATGTATCAGATAGCCTCCATACTGGACGGTGTTGACGGCGAGATAGCGAGGGCGGCGATGAAGGGGAGCCAGTTTGGGGGTTACCTTGACTCAATCCTTGACCGCTACGTGGACTTCGCATTCCTCCTAACCCTCGCCTACGTAACCCTCACGGAGCCCTTCTGGTGGGCCATTGCGGCCCTCGCTATGTTCTCATCGGCGATGGTCAGCTACTCGACGGAGAGGTACAAGGGAGCTTACTTCAGCGACGCCTACAAGGATATAAAGAGACTCCGCCGTCTGCCCGGGAAGAGGGATGAGAGAATATTCGTGACCATGCTCTTCCTCCTGTTTGGCCTCGTGAAGCCCCTCTTCGCCCTTCTCGCGGTCTGGAGCACTCTGAGGGTTGCCATGACAGTCTACCTCGTCTGGAGGGAGAAAGGATGCTCGGAGAGGAGCACGTGA
- a CDS encoding class I SAM-dependent methyltransferase, giving the protein MLGEEHVRLAMELIRAGYDEKRIRQKLGLSKEEADEAIEVARARMRARDKFSRDDLWLDLEGLRYATHELVADYRGKRLREQGVKSIADVSCGVGIQVIFFAKHGIRAIGVDIDPKKVEYARRNAEKFGVKVEFIHGDALSPEVIGRIDAQVVFSDPARPPEVPERSLEGLLPSPLKVYEVYKERVEAFIFDLPPQIRREKVPWKGEFEYIDLFGHLNRLTFYTEPLAKAERSAVILPQGVRLESNPDLEPIVEWTNTPGHYLYEIPQAVDYADLINELFHAVKGELKLLLREKRRVLATGEEELRSPYFKRAYVVVATMPFHPVRINDFLRKEGYGRATLRISVPDSEYWRIRKKIEAGLRGERRAFVFQVGNTAVIAEELGKV; this is encoded by the coding sequence ATGCTCGGAGAGGAGCACGTGAGGCTCGCAATGGAACTCATTAGGGCCGGCTACGACGAAAAGAGGATAAGGCAAAAGCTGGGTCTTTCGAAGGAGGAGGCCGATGAGGCAATAGAGGTTGCCAGGGCGAGGATGAGGGCAAGAGACAAGTTCTCCCGCGATGACCTCTGGCTCGACCTTGAGGGCCTCCGCTACGCCACGCACGAACTCGTGGCGGATTATAGGGGGAAGAGGCTGAGGGAACAAGGCGTGAAGAGCATAGCGGACGTTTCATGCGGCGTCGGGATACAGGTGATATTCTTCGCAAAGCATGGGATAAGGGCCATCGGCGTTGATATAGACCCGAAGAAAGTTGAGTATGCGAGGAGGAACGCGGAGAAGTTTGGGGTCAAGGTGGAGTTCATACATGGTGACGCCCTCAGTCCCGAAGTCATAGGGAGAATAGACGCCCAGGTGGTGTTCTCCGACCCCGCGAGACCGCCCGAGGTTCCCGAGAGAAGTTTGGAGGGGCTCCTTCCGAGCCCCCTGAAGGTTTACGAGGTCTATAAGGAAAGGGTCGAGGCCTTCATATTCGACCTGCCACCCCAGATAAGGCGCGAGAAAGTGCCCTGGAAGGGCGAGTTCGAGTACATAGACCTGTTCGGCCACCTGAACAGGCTGACCTTCTACACTGAGCCATTAGCAAAAGCCGAGAGGAGCGCCGTAATACTGCCCCAGGGTGTGAGGCTGGAGAGCAACCCAGACCTTGAGCCCATAGTCGAGTGGACAAATACGCCAGGCCATTATCTCTACGAGATTCCACAGGCAGTTGACTACGCCGACTTAATAAACGAGCTCTTCCACGCCGTGAAGGGGGAGCTCAAGCTCCTACTGAGGGAGAAGAGGCGTGTCCTTGCGACGGGCGAAGAAGAGCTGAGGAGCCCCTACTTTAAGAGGGCTTACGTCGTCGTCGCCACGATGCCCTTCCACCCCGTCAGAATAAATGACTTCCTCAGGAAGGAGGGCTACGGGAGGGCGACCCTCAGGATAAGCGTGCCGGACTCCGAGTACTGGAGGATCAGGAAAAAAATAGAGGCCGGACTGAGGGGAGAGAGACGGGCCTTCGTATTCCAGGTCGGGAACACGGCCGTCATAGCCGAGGAGCTTGGAAAGGTTTAA
- the shyA gene encoding NAD(P)-dependent hydrogenase/sulfhydrogenase 2 subunit alpha, with protein sequence MIIEIGEFTRVEGNGRAEVIVEDGEVRKVKLKIIEGPRFFELLTLGRHFYDVPDLEARICAICYLAHSTASVMAIERAFDVEVPEEIQLLRELGLLGEFLESHALHLYLLAMPDLFGYPDAIRMATRHGELVREGLAIKAFGNYIRELIGGREIHGINVKPGGFGRYPSVRELETIERRSESLIRFARRAASTFASQEPMGAKAELFVATDGYLFGDELVASDGERFHYTEIEEHSLEYSFAKQSLYRGKPFFVGALARLIIKGDQLTPIARKLLEEHWEKLSTGYVTYNNLAQAIELVYALERVAEIARTLLDRGIQGENVPIEVREGEGIGYVEAPRGVLVHHYRIDSGGRVTFSNIITPTAFNHAMIELSLFEEAKRRYGELPEMEFVQRLEEVVRAFDPCISCSVHVVRL encoded by the coding sequence GTGATAATCGAGATTGGCGAGTTCACGCGCGTTGAAGGCAACGGAAGGGCTGAGGTTATTGTGGAGGACGGCGAGGTGAGGAAGGTTAAGCTCAAGATAATAGAGGGGCCCAGGTTCTTCGAGCTCCTGACCCTTGGCCGCCACTTCTACGATGTCCCGGATCTTGAGGCCAGAATATGCGCCATATGCTATCTAGCCCACAGCACGGCTTCCGTAATGGCTATAGAGAGGGCCTTCGACGTTGAGGTGCCTGAGGAAATTCAGCTTTTAAGGGAGCTTGGCCTGCTTGGCGAGTTTCTCGAGAGCCACGCCCTCCACCTTTACCTCCTCGCCATGCCAGATCTCTTCGGCTACCCGGACGCAATCAGAATGGCTACCAGACACGGGGAGCTCGTGAGGGAGGGTCTTGCCATAAAGGCCTTCGGAAACTACATACGGGAGCTCATAGGGGGCAGGGAGATTCACGGCATAAACGTCAAGCCTGGCGGCTTCGGCCGGTATCCTAGCGTTCGGGAGCTCGAGACAATAGAAAGGCGGAGTGAAAGCCTCATAAGATTCGCTAGGAGGGCCGCGAGCACTTTCGCGTCTCAGGAGCCGATGGGCGCGAAAGCTGAGCTCTTCGTTGCGACCGATGGATACCTGTTCGGGGACGAGCTCGTTGCGAGCGATGGTGAGAGGTTCCACTACACCGAAATCGAGGAGCACTCTCTGGAATACAGTTTCGCTAAGCAGAGCCTTTACAGGGGAAAACCCTTCTTCGTGGGTGCCCTTGCGAGGCTGATCATCAAGGGGGACCAGCTTACACCAATTGCGAGGAAGCTCCTTGAGGAGCATTGGGAGAAGCTCTCCACGGGCTACGTCACTTATAACAATCTCGCCCAGGCCATAGAACTCGTATACGCCCTCGAGAGGGTGGCCGAGATTGCCAGGACGCTCCTCGACCGCGGAATTCAGGGGGAGAACGTCCCCATCGAGGTAAGGGAAGGGGAGGGAATCGGCTACGTTGAGGCGCCGAGGGGCGTGCTCGTCCACCATTACCGCATAGACTCGGGAGGCAGGGTAACATTCTCGAACATAATAACGCCCACCGCCTTCAACCATGCCATGATTGAGCTGAGCCTATTCGAGGAGGCCAAGAGAAGGTACGGCGAACTGCCCGAGATGGAGTTCGTCCAGAGGCTTGAGGAAGTCGTGAGGGCCTTTGACCCGTGTATCTCATGTTCTGTGCACGTCGTGAGGCTTTGA
- the shyC gene encoding NAD(P)-dependent hydrogenase/sulfhydrogenase 2 subunit gamma produces the protein MNPFKSHDVRILEVRELTPREKLFTLRFLDPEVEENFTFRPGQFVIVDVRGFGEFPISICSPPTRKPLQLCIRKAGRMTRFIHGMTEGDVVGIRGPYGNGFPVEKMEGSNLILVAGGLGMAPLRSILWYAIDTGRFEKTYLFYGTKSYEDILFKDEILYLLKHGEKLNCHVKLAYEVETPSCIYLERGFSEKVCRGVVTDLFRGEEFDVHNTYALICGPPIMYRFVIRELLNRGLSPGRIYMTLERRMRCGVGKCGHCIVGTSTSIKYVCRDGPVFNYWDALSTRGLI, from the coding sequence ATGAACCCGTTTAAGAGCCACGACGTCCGGATTCTGGAGGTCCGGGAGCTTACGCCGAGGGAGAAGCTCTTCACGCTCCGCTTCCTTGACCCGGAGGTCGAGGAGAACTTCACCTTTAGGCCGGGCCAGTTCGTCATCGTGGACGTGAGGGGGTTTGGAGAGTTCCCCATAAGCATTTGCTCCCCGCCGACGAGGAAGCCGCTCCAGCTCTGTATAAGGAAGGCCGGCAGGATGACACGCTTCATCCATGGCATGACCGAGGGCGATGTCGTTGGCATCCGTGGTCCCTACGGAAACGGCTTTCCCGTAGAGAAGATGGAGGGCTCGAACCTTATCCTCGTGGCCGGCGGCCTCGGCATGGCTCCCCTTCGCTCCATCCTCTGGTATGCCATAGACACCGGGAGGTTCGAGAAGACATACCTCTTCTACGGAACCAAGAGCTACGAGGACATCCTCTTCAAGGACGAAATCCTCTACCTCCTCAAGCACGGCGAGAAGCTCAACTGCCACGTCAAGCTCGCTTACGAGGTTGAGACCCCCTCATGCATCTACCTGGAGCGGGGCTTTTCGGAGAAGGTGTGTAGGGGCGTCGTGACGGACCTCTTCAGGGGTGAGGAGTTCGATGTCCACAACACCTACGCCCTCATATGCGGCCCGCCGATTATGTACCGCTTCGTAATCAGGGAGCTCCTTAACAGAGGGCTCTCTCCGGGCAGGATATACATGACGCTCGAGAGGCGCATGCGCTGCGGGGTTGGCAAGTGCGGCCACTGCATAGTCGGAACGAGCACCTCCATAAAATACGTCTGCAGGGATGGTCCCGTTTTCAACTACTGGGACGCCCTTTCCACGAGGGGGTTGATATGA